In one window of Bacteroidota bacterium DNA:
- a CDS encoding DUF2236 domain-containing protein → MQFFVEENSIVRKIWGKSDTVLFIFAGASAEFALNKAVDWLYFTGKLPADPLARLFSTVSYARKIVFSPMDEANKAIDIMRQIHTAVEQSRGATIPDWAYRDVLFMLIHYSIASYELLEKKLSDKEKEEVHNVFNRVGARMGLKELPLTYIEWLPVRNAHLIADLQKSKYTADLFKQYKKHLGAMRFKVLIEGQKLVVPDRVKELLQFSDFSLLTPVVPVYKISRLMKMDWLLKNILFPSDYKDQINKLDVYPS, encoded by the coding sequence ATGCAATTCTTTGTTGAAGAAAATTCGATTGTTAGAAAAATATGGGGTAAAAGCGACACCGTACTTTTTATTTTTGCAGGTGCATCTGCTGAATTTGCGCTTAATAAAGCCGTAGACTGGCTTTACTTTACAGGCAAGTTACCTGCTGACCCATTAGCTCGTTTATTCTCCACAGTGAGCTATGCAAGAAAGATTGTTTTTTCACCAATGGATGAAGCCAATAAAGCAATTGACATTATGCGGCAAATACATACCGCCGTAGAACAAAGCCGTGGAGCTACCATACCTGATTGGGCTTACCGTGATGTATTGTTTATGCTGATACATTATTCCATTGCATCATATGAACTACTTGAAAAAAAATTAAGCGATAAGGAAAAGGAAGAAGTACACAATGTGTTCAATCGTGTTGGTGCAAGAATGGGGTTAAAGGAACTACCACTTACATATATTGAATGGCTGCCAGTAAGAAACGCACATCTAATAGCAGACCTGCAAAAGAGTAAATACACCGCCGATCTTTTTAAACAATATAAAAAGCATTTGGGTGCAATGCGGTTCAAGGTATTGATTGAAGGTCAAAAATTAGTGGTCCCTGATAGAGTAAAAGAGTTATTGCAGTTTAGTGATTTTTCTTTGCTTACACCAGTAGTGCCGGTATATAAGATCAGCAGACTGATGAAGATGGACTGGTTGCTTAAAAACATCCTTTTTCCTTCTGATTATAAAGATCAGATAAATAAACTGGATGTGTACCCAAGTTAG
- a CDS encoding DUF1801 domain-containing protein — translation MSKLAEIKTKQNSASVADFIDSIPDEQKRKDSQVILKLMEKAMKEKPKMWGSSMIGFGNVRYKSPASGREVDWFKIGFSPRKTNLSLNLIDLQRHADALKKLGKHKAGMGCLYINKLEDIDIKILEKIIAAAAK, via the coding sequence ATGAGTAAATTAGCAGAAATTAAAACCAAGCAAAATTCAGCCAGTGTAGCTGATTTCATTGATAGTATCCCTGATGAGCAAAAGCGTAAAGACAGCCAGGTTATACTTAAATTGATGGAAAAAGCTATGAAGGAGAAGCCGAAAATGTGGGGCAGTTCAATGATCGGTTTTGGAAATGTAAGATATAAAAGTCCGGCTTCCGGCAGAGAAGTAGATTGGTTCAAAATTGGTTTTTCCCCTCGCAAAACTAATTTATCATTAAACCTGATCGATCTGCAGCGACACGCTGATGCGTTGAAAAAATTAGGTAAACATAAGGCCGGTATGGGTTGTCTTTATATCAATAAACTGGAGGATATTGATATAAAAATTCTTGAAAAAATAATTGCTGCAGCAGCGAAATAA
- a CDS encoding VOC family protein, giving the protein MKRVTSIGGIFFKCKDPKKMREWYQTHLGLNTNQYGAVFEWYQGADSTKKGFSQWSPFKETTKYFEPSTKEFMINYRVENLEALVEDLKKEGVTVTDSVETADYGKFVHIMDIEGNKIELWEPNDIVYEKLGIQMGAKTTK; this is encoded by the coding sequence ATGAAAAGAGTGACAAGTATTGGCGGCATTTTTTTCAAATGCAAAGACCCTAAAAAGATGAGAGAATGGTATCAAACTCACCTTGGACTAAATACTAACCAATATGGTGCAGTGTTTGAATGGTATCAAGGTGCTGACTCTACCAAAAAAGGATTTTCGCAATGGAGTCCGTTTAAAGAAACGACAAAGTATTTTGAACCATCAACAAAGGAGTTTATGATAAACTACCGGGTTGAAAACTTAGAAGCACTTGTTGAAGACTTGAAAAAAGAAGGAGTAACTGTAACCGACAGCGTTGAAACAGCTGATTACGGAAAGTTTGTTCATATCATGGATATAGAAGGAAACAAAATAGAATTGTGGGAGCCAAACGACATTGTATATGAAAAACTCGGTATCCAGATGGGTGCCAAGACGACCAAATGA
- a CDS encoding VOC family protein, which yields MKKVTGIGGIFFKCKDPNKMKEWYKTHLGIDAGQYGASFEWYEDADGKKKGLTQWNLNSETAKLYEPSTKDFMINYRVENMEALVEELKKEGVMIVDKIETYDYGKFVHILDAEGNKIQLWEPVD from the coding sequence ATGAAAAAAGTAACAGGTATTGGTGGCATTTTTTTTAAGTGCAAAGACCCTAACAAAATGAAAGAGTGGTATAAAACACATTTAGGAATTGACGCAGGCCAATATGGAGCGTCTTTTGAGTGGTACGAAGATGCTGATGGTAAAAAGAAAGGGCTTACGCAATGGAATCTCAATTCAGAAACTGCAAAACTTTATGAACCTTCAACAAAAGATTTTATGATCAATTACAGGGTTGAAAATATGGAAGCACTTGTTGAGGAATTAAAAAAGGAAGGTGTTATGATTGTTGACAAAATTGAAACATATGATTATGGCAAATTTGTCCATATACTTGACGCAGAAGGAAACAAAATTCAATTATGGGAACCTGTTGATTAG
- a CDS encoding polyketide cyclase, with protein sequence MSTIIITILLGLAAIIALLLIVALFMKREHYVKREIVINAPRQKVFDFLKLLKNQDQFNRWATADKKNRKEEFKGTDGTVGFIYSWSGDKSAGQGEKEIKNIIEGEKIETEIRFVKPFRTSASVIFETESLSDDQTKVNLINTGTLKYPLNIMVPMAEKNFPKDMDASLSTLKNILEK encoded by the coding sequence ATGAGTACTATCATAATTACAATTTTACTTGGATTGGCAGCCATCATTGCCTTGTTGTTGATCGTTGCGCTTTTCATGAAGAGGGAACATTATGTCAAGCGTGAAATTGTCATCAATGCGCCCCGGCAAAAAGTATTTGACTTTTTAAAACTACTCAAAAACCAGGACCAATTCAACAGATGGGCAACGGCGGATAAAAAAAACAGGAAAGAAGAATTCAAAGGAACAGACGGAACAGTTGGATTTATTTATTCCTGGAGCGGTGATAAAAGTGCCGGCCAGGGAGAAAAAGAAATTAAAAACATCATTGAAGGGGAAAAAATTGAAACAGAAATTCGCTTTGTAAAACCATTCCGGACCTCTGCCTCTGTGATCTTTGAGACAGAATCTTTATCCGATGATCAAACCAAAGTAAACCTGATCAATACGGGTACATTGAAATATCCACTGAACATAATGGTACCAATGGCAGAAAAAAATTTTCCGAAGGATATGGATGCTAGTTTGTCAACTTTGAAAAATATTCTTGAAAAATAA
- a CDS encoding dihydrofolate reductase — protein MRKIIVLSMITLDGVMQAPGGTKEDRSGGFKYGGWTEPYGDEAYGEAVQKELQQPADYLLGRKTFDIWEGYWPKHADFWPGINDGTKYVLSKTRKKSDWKNSVFLKSLADIKKLKKSKGSDIQVWGSSKLIQLLLKNDLVDELRLKIHPLTLGKGKKLFDNGPIPAAFTLTESVVTSKGVIIAYYKRAGKVKTGNVGA, from the coding sequence ATGAGAAAAATAATTGTTTTATCAATGATCACCTTAGATGGAGTAATGCAAGCCCCAGGTGGAACTAAAGAAGATAGATCAGGGGGTTTCAAATATGGCGGTTGGACTGAACCCTATGGTGACGAAGCTTATGGTGAAGCCGTGCAAAAAGAGTTGCAACAACCTGCAGATTATCTTTTGGGAAGAAAAACATTTGATATCTGGGAGGGCTACTGGCCTAAGCATGCAGACTTTTGGCCGGGTATTAATGATGGTACAAAATACGTCCTGTCCAAAACCCGGAAAAAGTCGGATTGGAAAAATTCAGTTTTCCTTAAAAGCCTAGCGGATATTAAGAAGCTTAAAAAATCAAAAGGTTCTGATATCCAGGTTTGGGGCAGCAGTAAACTTATTCAGTTGCTACTTAAGAATGATCTGGTGGACGAACTCCGTCTCAAAATTCACCCCTTGACTCTTGGTAAAGGAAAAAAGTTGTTTGACAATGGTCCGATCCCGGCAGCATTTACCTTAACAGAGAGTGTTGTTACATCAAAGGGAGTAATTATTGCCTATTACAAAAGGGCTGGAAAAGTTAAGACAGGTAATGTTGGAGCATAA
- a CDS encoding DUF998 domain-containing protein has protein sequence MRRKYLLYCGIAASLLYIAMNIFFPFLDKEYNWVTQTVSELSAVDAPTRPSWFVLGIVYTLLIAAFGWGVFKSADEKRSLRIAGILLMINGVMGLTWTPMHQREVLAAGGGTFTDTWHLVMASITVLLMFLSIGFGAAAFAKGFRFYSIVTIIVFIVFGVLTFLEAPNVDKDLPTPFIGLWERINIAAFMVWMLVFSSILIRLEKNSEEL, from the coding sequence ATGCGCCGGAAATATTTACTTTATTGTGGTATCGCCGCTTCATTGCTTTACATCGCCATGAACATCTTTTTTCCTTTTTTGGATAAAGAATATAACTGGGTTACCCAAACGGTTAGTGAGTTATCTGCTGTTGATGCACCGACAAGACCCTCCTGGTTTGTGTTAGGAATAGTCTATACTTTGCTTATAGCTGCATTCGGTTGGGGTGTCTTTAAATCGGCAGATGAGAAACGATCCTTACGCATCGCAGGAATTTTGCTGATGATTAATGGAGTAATGGGTTTGACCTGGACACCCATGCATCAACGTGAAGTATTGGCAGCCGGTGGTGGAACTTTTACAGATACATGGCATCTTGTGATGGCCTCTATAACTGTATTACTTATGTTCCTTTCTATAGGCTTTGGTGCGGCTGCTTTTGCAAAAGGATTTCGTTTTTATTCCATCGTTACTATTATTGTTTTCATCGTGTTTGGAGTTTTGACTTTCTTAGAAGCTCCTAATGTCGATAAAGACCTGCCAACACCATTTATCGGTTTATGGGAACGTATCAACATCGCAGCATTTATGGTTTGGATGCTTGTGTTTTCCTCCATTCTTATAAGGCTTGAAAAGAACAGTGAGGAACTATGA